From a single Endozoicomonas euniceicola genomic region:
- a CDS encoding PqiC family protein has product MKIVLHHSLAVLMVLLLAGCASSAPYRYYTLQPMAEQQEAGLTGSVGIMPVVIPSWLDRSNMAYIDDGFQLHQLRLDRWGEPLAEAITRVLTQNLQRKNPQADVFHGPWLRSQRPDTDIQAEIQNLMLKGRQLELEVSWRINDERRVEYYKVVVSEQPSAFELAKAISGQLQQFSDDLQHSLVAGS; this is encoded by the coding sequence ATGAAGATTGTGTTGCATCACTCACTCGCTGTATTAATGGTTCTGCTGCTGGCTGGTTGTGCCAGCTCGGCCCCCTATCGTTACTACACTCTTCAGCCAATGGCTGAACAACAGGAAGCCGGGCTGACAGGGTCTGTCGGGATTATGCCGGTTGTCATACCATCCTGGCTGGATCGCAGTAATATGGCATACATTGATGATGGGTTTCAGTTGCATCAGCTTCGTCTGGATCGCTGGGGTGAACCTTTAGCAGAGGCTATCACCAGAGTGTTGACCCAGAATTTGCAACGTAAAAACCCTCAGGCTGATGTGTTTCATGGTCCCTGGTTACGCAGCCAAAGGCCGGATACAGACATTCAGGCAGAAATTCAGAACCTGATGCTGAAAGGCCGGCAGCTGGAACTGGAAGTTAGCTGGCGTATAAATGACGAGCGTCGTGTGGAATATTATAAGGTGGTCGTCAGTGAACAGCCTTCTGCCTTTGAATTGGCAAAAGCCATCAGTGGACAGTTGCAGCAGTTTTCAGATGATCTGCAACACAGCCTGGTTGCAGGGAGTTAA
- a CDS encoding bZIP transcription factor, with protein sequence MKKNIMDINTPSSAGMPVNHSPSQVKDSASPEAENTVMGFSVRKRNATDVGFSSGKHLRPILPADQSVPSAKAGSCSSVEGELTDAQKNRKYMQERKARNRVSSQKSRDKKRDAFNSLQKEVVKLRKENSYFRCFMTGPDDVVQGSWDSNDTITRLKDELKRRDKRIAELENELECTKAELVKADIDKEILRVKLTSNEIEIKRLKAEILQRDKTIASLSRGNSGT encoded by the coding sequence ATGAAGAAAAATATTATGGATATTAATACGCCCAGCTCTGCCGGTATGCCCGTCAATCATTCTCCGAGTCAAGTAAAAGACTCTGCAAGTCCTGAAGCAGAAAATACAGTCATGGGGTTTTCTGTCAGAAAGCGAAATGCGACAGATGTGGGTTTCTCTAGCGGTAAACACTTGCGACCGATATTACCGGCAGATCAGTCTGTTCCTTCGGCGAAAGCCGGTTCATGCTCATCAGTGGAGGGAGAACTAACAGATGCTCAGAAAAATCGGAAGTATATGCAGGAGCGCAAGGCTAGAAACAGAGTCAGTTCGCAAAAATCCAGAGATAAAAAAAGAGATGCGTTCAATAGCTTGCAGAAAGAAGTTGTGAAGCTTCGCAAAGAGAATTCGTACTTCAGGTGTTTTATGACAGGACCTGATGACGTTGTTCAGGGATCTTGGGATTCTAATGACACGATTACCAGGCTTAAGGATGAACTTAAGCGTCGTGATAAAAGAATTGCCGAGCTTGAGAATGAACTTGAGTGCACCAAGGCAGAGCTTGTAAAAGCTGATATCGACAAAGAAATTCTAAGGGTGAAACTGACGAGTAATGAAATCGAGATTAAGCGACTTAAGGCAGAAATCCTGCAGCGTGATAAAACGATTGCCAGCCTTAGCAGGGGAAACTCCGGGACTTAA
- a CDS encoding FKBP-type peptidyl-prolyl cis-trans isomerase, whose amino-acid sequence MKQILKISALAAAVILAGCNQQDATDTEVKLDSQEQTSAYAMGASMGSYAQKTLDSQDELGLKMDRELIIKGFTDAVNGKSQLDEEAIISALQEHDQALRPLIEKRQQEMMDESRKKSEDYLKENAEKEGVSVTESGLQYEVIEAGKEDGKKPTLEDTVTVHYTGKLIDGTTFDSSVERGQPATFPLNGVIAGWQEGLQLMPEGSKYKLTIPAELAYGDRPAGSIPPGSVLVFDVELIKIGE is encoded by the coding sequence GTGAAACAGATTCTCAAGATTTCTGCCCTGGCCGCGGCCGTTATTCTGGCTGGCTGTAACCAGCAAGACGCTACAGACACTGAAGTCAAACTGGATTCTCAGGAGCAGACATCTGCTTACGCCATGGGCGCCTCCATGGGCAGCTACGCACAGAAAACTCTGGACAGCCAGGATGAACTGGGCCTGAAAATGGATCGCGAGCTGATTATTAAAGGCTTTACCGATGCCGTTAATGGTAAGAGCCAGCTTGATGAAGAAGCCATTATCTCCGCTCTGCAGGAACACGACCAGGCGTTGCGCCCCCTGATTGAAAAGCGTCAGCAGGAAATGATGGACGAGAGCCGTAAAAAATCTGAAGACTACCTGAAAGAAAACGCTGAAAAAGAAGGCGTGAGCGTCACCGAGTCCGGCTTACAATATGAAGTGATTGAAGCGGGCAAAGAAGATGGCAAGAAGCCGACACTGGAAGACACCGTAACGGTTCACTACACCGGCAAGCTGATCGACGGCACCACGTTCGACAGCAGTGTTGAGCGTGGACAGCCAGCCACTTTCCCTCTGAATGGCGTGATCGCAGGCTGGCAGGAAGGCCTGCAACTGATGCCTGAAGGCTCTAAATACAAGTTGACTATTCCGGCGGAACTGGCCTACGGTGATCGGCCGGCGGGTTCCATCCCTCCTGGCTCTGTACTGGTCTTTGATGTTGAGCTGATCAAGATTGGTGAATAA
- the arsJ gene encoding organoarsenical effux MFS transporter ArsJ, producing MNRLLSSLSRDVRQYLLVTFNYWNFTITDGALRMLVVLHFHALGYQSLEIAMLFLFYEFFGVVTNLVGGWVGARIGLNRTMNAGLALQILSLCLLAVPSQWLSVPLVMFAQALSGIAKDLNKMSAKTSIKKLVSGGQQGRLYKWVAILTGSKNALKGAGFFIGGALLSLAGFRFAVLAMASVLAAVFCLSLLWLDKDMGKAKNKAKFSQIFSGQRSINILSAARMFLFGSRDVWFVVALPVYLSSVFDWSHSETGGFMATWVIGYGLVQGMAPKITGNQAGRLSAIVWATVLLAVSVLVAMGIQWQWHPQFTIVAGLLVFGGVFAINSSLHSYLIVSYAREDGASMDVGFYYMANAMGRLIGTVLSGLMFGIGGLSICLWISSLFIALTVLISLALPCHHSHASPA from the coding sequence ATGAATCGCCTGCTGTCGTCGCTCAGTCGTGATGTGCGCCAATACCTGCTGGTGACGTTTAATTACTGGAACTTCACCATCACCGATGGCGCTCTGCGAATGCTCGTGGTGCTGCATTTTCATGCCCTGGGTTATCAGTCGCTGGAAATTGCCATGCTGTTTCTGTTCTACGAGTTCTTTGGTGTCGTCACCAATCTGGTGGGTGGCTGGGTTGGCGCCCGCATCGGTTTGAACCGGACCATGAATGCGGGTCTTGCCCTGCAGATTCTGTCCCTGTGCCTGCTGGCAGTACCCTCTCAATGGCTGTCGGTGCCACTGGTGATGTTTGCCCAGGCATTGTCGGGTATTGCCAAAGACCTGAACAAAATGAGCGCAAAGACTTCCATCAAAAAGTTAGTCAGCGGCGGGCAGCAAGGCAGGCTCTATAAATGGGTGGCCATTCTGACAGGCTCTAAAAATGCCCTGAAAGGTGCCGGTTTCTTTATTGGTGGTGCGTTACTGAGTCTGGCAGGTTTTCGCTTTGCGGTTCTGGCAATGGCTTCGGTACTCGCTGCCGTCTTCTGCCTTAGCCTGCTATGGCTGGATAAGGACATGGGCAAAGCGAAAAACAAGGCAAAGTTCAGCCAGATTTTCTCAGGTCAGCGCAGCATTAACATTCTCTCCGCAGCCAGAATGTTTCTGTTCGGCTCAAGAGATGTCTGGTTTGTCGTGGCGTTGCCGGTCTACCTGTCCAGTGTCTTCGACTGGAGCCATTCGGAGACCGGGGGCTTTATGGCGACCTGGGTCATAGGCTATGGACTGGTACAGGGTATGGCACCCAAAATCACGGGAAATCAGGCTGGCCGACTGTCTGCTATTGTCTGGGCGACAGTGTTGCTGGCAGTATCCGTTCTGGTGGCAATGGGTATTCAGTGGCAGTGGCACCCCCAGTTTACCATCGTCGCCGGTTTGCTGGTGTTTGGCGGAGTCTTTGCCATTAATTCATCGCTGCACTCTTATCTGATTGTCAGCTATGCCAGGGAAGATGGTGCGTCCATGGATGTTGGCTTCTACTATATGGCAAACGCCATGGGACGATTGATCGGAACCGTGTTATCTGGCCTGATGTTCGGAATCGGCGGTTTAAGCATCTGCCTGTGGATTTCAAGTCTGTTTATCGCTCTGACTGTTCTTATTTCACTGGCTCTGCCCTGTCATCATTCCCATGCTTCCCCAGCCTGA